Proteins encoded in a region of the Metamycoplasma alkalescens genome:
- a CDS encoding IS1634 family transposase, with protein MKKSRNDAKRQWRTSIARVKKGEYLSIGVPRPDNKGFVYRLGYGYLHELKQYHDDPLTIIKAIIANFPLSWSKEQARTKLDEILKGKKETKKEVLERFKGYELVEKLFDYFNIFNDCSPTKSTTLKDVILELIYQRIKNPISVFNTYKTAKKEKIDTYSKNSFYRSLDYIAKNKDEILRNLNAKICANTNRKIDVLWFDATTTYFETFSREGYKKPGYSKDGKFKEDQIVIGMATDENGIPLHYKIFPGNVTDSNTFIPFMLEIADIYEVNSVTIIADKGMSVNRNIRFLESKNWKYIISYRMKAGSKQFKEYVLDEKDYINDGGLIYKTRDIVSSYNKKRINGHFRRQIISFSQKRATKDKNDRDILIQNFTKKMNKDNLVSCDDLAGSKKYRFFKPINKGAFYELDIEKIQEDQKYDGYYVYETNRTDLSVKEVINLYSKQWQIESNFKTLKGKLSLRPMYLSTWNHIVGYICLCFISLVFLNYIIYILNSKLGLTGKSKITEHKVINVIKEVKEIEVFVNKQKIKTIQVYNDELQESWQTYQILLELLTKEKVT; from the coding sequence ATGAAAAAGTCGAGAAATGATGCAAAAAGACAATGAAGAACATCAATAGCAAGAGTTAAAAAAGGTGAATACTTATCAATTGGGGTGCCGAGACCAGATAACAAAGGTTTTGTATACAGATTAGGATATGGTTATCTGCATGAATTAAAACAATATCACGATGATCCGCTAACAATTATCAAAGCAATTATTGCAAACTTTCCATTGTCTTGATCAAAAGAACAAGCAAGAACTAAATTAGATGAGATTCTTAAAGGAAAAAAAGAAACCAAAAAAGAAGTTTTAGAAAGGTTTAAAGGTTACGAATTAGTTGAAAAACTATTTGATTATTTCAATATTTTTAACGATTGTTCTCCCACAAAATCGACAACATTAAAAGATGTTATTTTAGAGTTGATTTATCAAAGAATTAAAAATCCAATAAGTGTTTTTAACACTTATAAAACAGCAAAAAAAGAAAAAATAGACACTTATTCAAAAAATTCATTTTATAGATCATTAGACTATATAGCAAAAAACAAAGATGAAATTCTAAGAAATTTAAATGCAAAAATTTGTGCAAATACTAATAGAAAAATTGATGTATTATGATTTGACGCAACAACTACTTATTTTGAAACATTTTCTCGTGAAGGTTATAAAAAACCTGGCTATTCAAAAGATGGAAAATTTAAAGAAGACCAGATTGTTATAGGTATGGCAACTGATGAAAATGGGATACCATTACACTACAAAATATTTCCAGGAAATGTTACTGATTCAAATACTTTCATACCATTTATGCTTGAAATTGCAGATATTTATGAAGTTAACAGTGTAACTATAATTGCTGACAAAGGAATGAGTGTTAATAGAAATATTAGATTTTTAGAATCTAAGAATTGAAAATACATAATCTCATATAGAATGAAAGCTGGAAGCAAACAATTTAAAGAGTATGTATTAGATGAAAAAGATTATATAAATGATGGTGGTTTGATATACAAAACTCGTGATATTGTATCTTCATACAATAAAAAAAGAATTAATGGACATTTTAGAAGACAAATAATTAGTTTTAGTCAAAAACGAGCAACTAAAGACAAAAACGATAGAGACATTTTAATTCAAAATTTCACTAAGAAAATGAATAAAGATAATCTTGTTTCTTGTGATGATTTAGCGGGATCTAAAAAATATAGATTCTTCAAACCTATAAACAAAGGTGCGTTTTATGAACTTGATATAGAAAAAATACAAGAAGATCAAAAATATGACGGATACTATGTTTATGAAACAAATAGAACAGATTTATCAGTAAAAGAAGTTATTAATTTATATTCAAAACAATGACAAATTGAGTCTAATTTTAAGACATTAAAAGGTAAATTATCTCTTCGTCCAATGTATTTATCAACTTGAAACCATATTGTTGGTTACATTTGCTTATGTTTCATTTCATTAGTGTTTTTAAACTACATCATCTACATTCTAAATTCAAAATTAGGACTGACTGGAAAAAGTAAAATCACTGAGCATAAAGTGATTAATGTTATCAAAGAAGTTAAAGAAATTGAAGTATTTGTAAATAAACAAAAAATCAAAACTATACAAGTGTATAATGATGAGTTACAAGAAAGTTGGCAAACTTATCAGATATTATTAGAGCTTTTAACAAAAGAAAAAGTCACTTAA
- a CDS encoding MFS transporter: MKEFRTNTIKYTTSLTLSLIGSEAFKLGTSIFIYKFTGNLWLVTILYLLVQLPSILVYIFSSKIVKKFKNDKLILLFSDIVSFVLLIPTLITFFLTQNNKILSVVLIVFNTLLGFIHAFRFIYLKNVVYYISQNNKQMKIINISNSFATSFGFFLSTIFSFFLFKNLDFYWLVIMNMATYLISGILYYSLKTSATAANFEIVANKNEHVIVKKNKLKSWIFILSGSFLIGIFLYPKTSGLSQLFSSVENYSIDTWGFYLSIIFTSFSLLGVILSFVLNNKIKHQKSFFMILVVLILFLNFVWLFFKNTNEKSYFVSYVVSTTIQQFLFSLFIPIFYSLSYELFDKNNFHKQNGISIVFRTVITSIITLLFTQITIKFGYFYTYLFYAIVILIACLGIFYSMFNFKDAKFKKYYNTSVIATEYIETAKKGLWKSEKKVIDYLIKENLEIKNILDIGCGAGRTTFALAKLFPNAKIKAIDISEELLKNLQNTDNITFELINILEYNTQEKFDFILFSFNGLTNILPQKDVIKFFIKIKELLRDEKSRFVFTIHDIFSSQEYKDFWINKMKIYSLPTLSSKKILSHKHHGIKTKNRFYTHEDMLKIFDEFAFKLHHYFKRDNDLEEDWVNKISMPCVFYDISKI; encoded by the coding sequence ATGAAAGAATTTAGAACAAACACAATAAAATATACAACATCACTAACTTTGTCATTAATTGGCTCAGAAGCTTTTAAACTTGGTACATCAATTTTTATTTATAAATTTACAGGAAATTTATGATTAGTAACAATTCTTTATTTATTAGTCCAACTTCCTTCAATTTTAGTTTATATATTTAGTTCAAAAATTGTCAAAAAGTTTAAGAATGATAAGTTAATTTTATTGTTTTCAGATATTGTAAGTTTTGTTTTATTAATTCCAACTCTAATTACATTTTTCTTAACACAAAATAATAAAATCCTCTCAGTCGTTTTAATTGTCTTTAATACACTTCTTGGATTTATTCATGCATTTAGATTTATTTATTTAAAAAATGTTGTTTATTATATTTCACAAAATAATAAACAAATGAAAATCATTAATATCTCAAATTCATTTGCAACTTCATTTGGATTTTTCCTATCAACAATTTTTTCATTTTTTCTATTCAAAAATCTTGATTTTTATTGATTAGTGATCATGAATATGGCAACTTATTTAATTTCTGGAATTTTATATTATTCGCTAAAAACAAGTGCTACTGCGGCTAACTTTGAAATTGTTGCTAATAAAAATGAACATGTTATTGTCAAAAAAAATAAATTAAAATCATGAATTTTTATTCTTTCAGGTTCATTTTTAATAGGGATATTTTTATATCCAAAAACATCAGGGTTATCGCAATTATTTTCAAGTGTAGAAAATTACTCAATTGATACATGGGGTTTTTATTTATCAATTATTTTTACATCTTTTTCATTACTTGGTGTTATACTATCATTTGTTCTAAACAATAAAATTAAGCACCAAAAAAGTTTTTTCATGATTTTAGTTGTTTTAATTTTATTTCTTAATTTTGTATGACTATTTTTTAAAAATACTAATGAAAAAAGCTATTTTGTAAGTTATGTTGTATCAACAACAATTCAACAATTTCTATTTTCTTTATTTATTCCAATTTTTTATAGTCTTTCATATGAGTTATTTGATAAAAATAATTTTCATAAACAAAATGGAATTTCAATTGTTTTTAGAACAGTCATTACATCGATTATAACTTTATTATTTACACAAATAACAATAAAATTTGGTTATTTCTATACTTATTTATTTTATGCTATTGTTATTTTAATAGCTTGTTTGGGGATTTTTTATTCTATGTTTAATTTCAAGGACGCAAAATTTAAAAAATATTACAACACTTCAGTCATTGCAACTGAATATATTGAAACAGCAAAAAAAGGTTTATGAAAATCAGAAAAAAAAGTAATTGATTATTTAATTAAAGAAAATTTGGAAATTAAAAATATTTTAGATATTGGTTGTGGTGCTGGAAGAACTACTTTTGCTTTAGCAAAATTGTTTCCAAATGCCAAAATTAAAGCAATTGATATTTCTGAAGAATTGCTAAAGAATTTGCAAAATACCGATAATATTACATTTGAGTTAATCAATATTTTAGAATATAACACACAAGAAAAATTTGACTTCATCCTTTTTAGTTTTAATGGTTTAACAAATATTCTTCCACAAAAAGATGTGATTAAATTTTTTATCAAAATAAAAGAATTATTAAGAGATGAAAAAAGTCGTTTTGTTTTTACAATTCATGATATTTTTTCTTCACAAGAATATAAAGATTTTTGAATTAATAAAATGAAAATTTATTCTTTACCAACACTTTCATCTAAAAAAATTCTTTCACATAAACACCATGGAATCAAAACCAAAAACCGTTTTTATACACATGAGGATATGTTAAAAATTTTTGATGAATTTGCATTTAAATTACATCATTATTTTAAACGTGATAATGATCTTGAAGAAGATTGAGTAAATAAAATTTCAATGCCATGCGTTTTTTATGATATTTCAAAAATCTAA
- a CDS encoding tRNA1(Val) (adenine(37)-N6)-methyltransferase, with protein sequence MKKSGIFKNNLGYGNDLFVYQDKEMFNYSVDTILLGNFVSINRNVSNILEIGTNNGALAIFIAARSKKIKIDAIEIQKKAVNLAKKNVELNHLENQIDVIEADFKKYAKDYAFLCGNKQAKKYSLIVANPPYYNENFNKPRNTGTYEQKLATHEINLDLETLISLSAKIIEQKGYLSLVLPIARYVDLISLLRKYNFEPKRIQLVYTRINSQPKFCLVEARFNSGWGTFFEKNIYLHNENKNDHSYSEETKKLYIPIKEGEKNVKK encoded by the coding sequence ATGAAAAAAAGTGGGATTTTTAAAAACAATTTAGGATATGGCAATGATCTTTTTGTATACCAGGATAAAGAGATGTTTAATTATTCAGTCGATACAATTTTATTAGGAAATTTTGTTTCAATTAATCGCAATGTTTCAAACATTCTTGAAATTGGTACAAATAATGGTGCTTTAGCAATTTTTATTGCCGCACGATCAAAAAAAATCAAAATTGATGCCATTGAAATTCAAAAAAAAGCAGTTAATTTAGCTAAGAAAAATGTTGAATTAAATCACTTAGAAAATCAAATCGATGTAATTGAAGCAGATTTTAAAAAGTATGCAAAAGATTATGCTTTTTTATGTGGTAACAAACAAGCAAAAAAATATTCTTTAATTGTTGCAAATCCTCCTTATTACAATGAAAATTTTAATAAGCCAAGAAACACTGGCACTTATGAACAAAAATTAGCAACACATGAAATTAATCTTGACTTAGAAACACTGATTTCATTATCAGCAAAAATAATTGAACAAAAAGGTTATTTAAGTCTTGTTTTACCAATTGCAAGATATGTTGATTTAATTTCATTATTAAGAAAATATAATTTTGAACCCAAGCGAATTCAATTAGTTTATACAAGAATTAATTCCCAACCAAAATTTTGTTTAGTCGAAGCGCGATTCAATTCAGGTTGAGGAACATTTTTTGAAAAAAATATTTATTTGCATAATGAAAATAAAAATGATCATTCATACTCTGAAGAGACAAAAAAACTTTATATTCCCATCAAAGAAGGAGAAAAAAATGTCAAAAAATAA
- the metG gene encoding methionine--tRNA ligase, with the protein MSKNKKTFYITTPIYYPSGDLHIGHLLTTTLAWVYKNFKQSQGYETFFSTGIDEHGQKIQKKAIENNLDPQKYVDIESQKFVDLWNLLEIDYDFYSRTTNENHKQIVLKVFEKMFEKGYLFKNKYSGLYSVNDEEFLTKTQAVYKNNQYFHPISGHLLQEIEEESYFFNMQKFEPWIKKFFLEKNDFLTNKSIEKELNNNFLSKGLENLSVTRVSFDWGIKIPINQYQDKKQHVIYVWLDALFSYVSALGFEQENNQNYLKFWQNGNERVHVLAKEISRFHAIYWPIFLKSININLPTKEVIHSWIITPEGKMSKSKGNIIEPIPLIKKYGAEEIKYFFTSQINIDHDFSFSEELLVNVLNADLANNFGNLVNRTIKMINQNFSNGTKFIENDLQDIDKNILDSLNSFYEKYLFEFNNFHADKALKNAILLSSKLNEYIDLTKPWLLKNDLKRLNVVLNTLLNGIYVINLMLSVVMPKKTKKILNFLKLNSHDQTLILDFKKFDNLNPNASEILFARIAK; encoded by the coding sequence ATGTCAAAAAATAAAAAAACATTTTATATTACAACCCCAATTTATTATCCAAGTGGTGATTTACATATTGGCCATCTTTTGACAACAACATTAGCTTGAGTGTATAAAAATTTTAAGCAATCCCAAGGCTATGAAACATTTTTTTCAACTGGTATTGATGAGCATGGTCAAAAAATTCAAAAAAAAGCAATTGAAAATAATTTAGATCCGCAAAAATATGTTGATATTGAATCACAAAAATTTGTTGATCTATGAAATTTATTGGAAATTGATTATGATTTCTATAGTCGAACTACAAATGAAAATCATAAGCAGATTGTTTTAAAAGTTTTTGAAAAAATGTTTGAAAAAGGTTATTTATTTAAAAATAAATATAGTGGATTATATTCAGTAAATGATGAAGAATTTTTAACAAAAACTCAAGCAGTATATAAAAATAATCAATATTTCCACCCAATTTCTGGACATTTATTGCAAGAGATTGAAGAAGAAAGTTATTTTTTTAATATGCAAAAATTTGAGCCTTGAATTAAAAAGTTTTTTTTAGAAAAAAATGATTTTTTAACAAACAAAAGTATTGAAAAAGAACTAAATAATAATTTCTTATCAAAAGGTTTAGAAAACTTATCAGTTACAAGAGTGTCATTTGATTGAGGAATTAAGATTCCAATTAATCAATATCAAGATAAAAAACAACATGTGATTTATGTTTGATTAGATGCTTTGTTTAGTTATGTAAGTGCTCTTGGTTTTGAACAAGAAAATAATCAGAATTATTTAAAATTTTGACAAAATGGTAATGAAAGAGTTCATGTTTTAGCAAAAGAGATTTCAAGATTTCATGCAATTTATTGACCAATTTTTTTAAAATCAATTAATATTAATTTACCAACTAAAGAAGTAATACATTCTTGAATTATTACACCTGAGGGTAAAATGTCAAAATCAAAGGGAAATATTATTGAACCAATTCCATTAATAAAAAAATATGGTGCTGAAGAAATTAAATATTTTTTTACATCACAAATTAATATTGATCATGATTTTTCATTTAGTGAAGAATTATTGGTTAATGTTCTAAATGCAGATTTAGCAAATAATTTTGGAAATTTAGTCAATCGGACAATCAAAATGATTAATCAAAACTTTTCAAATGGAACAAAATTTATTGAAAATGATTTGCAAGACATTGATAAGAATATTTTAGATTCACTAAATTCATTTTATGAAAAATATCTTTTTGAATTTAACAATTTTCATGCTGATAAAGCTTTAAAAAATGCAATTTTATTATCTTCGAAATTGAATGAATATATTGATTTAACAAAACCATGATTGTTAAAAAATGATTTAAAGCGATTGAATGTTGTTTTAAATACTTTGTTAAATGGAATTTATGTTATTAATCTAATGCTTTCAGTTGTAATGCCAAAAAAAACAAAAAAAATTTTGAATTTTTTGAAATTAAATTCACATGACCAAACTTTAATTTTAGACTTTAAAAAGTTTGATAATTTAAATCCTAATGCTTCAGAAATATTATTTGCTAGAATTGCAAAATAA
- a CDS encoding MIP family Ig-specific serine endopeptidase, translated as MKKKILNKLLVITSLVIPSSFLVGCQTKMNNIIDDKSINDDKPINDNKEKNDPDINNQINNNEKNDIDNEKKDNLVSNSLSLADLRSISNKNEYPSYVNKFKKIDQEVLYSEIYDRSFSIKFGTKTKNGEFLSNGSGTGWLLDYHQYTNNPNKYKLFFATNLHVLGHFSNSLDDKLNEDLNYNDPSEDKVVGVAIGKSKLKPQSFQPIRNSETNAISQKNDWKIANYYTNSDELEKYDKSNSSLISTIKSEAISRPKIVFAAFDFMKEEVFGKYQEELKESALSYLKTKDLNDEYYKTTYEYYLKNDKYIPMMVDFGVFEFDIDLNKANDELKNWINKAILGLDSYLKRINETSILPNQDKNISKYMLTRDYVSALAKNDEENNLYNLENIYIGGYPADNNQVLFVKNNPTDRYEDANKKKFAFPQGSYENKIEFVNNLGIFLGTWKRVMAQWYGYHYNVNFSSLYYGASGSLVYNEFGQMIGIYDAVRSSVSSGDLLSYAGIAPLMQSHDIFDGNKNTTYAYNLIDGSDKKRYRKQKNSYRENLSKLYPNGFEDNNKKTKLFDKGY; from the coding sequence ATGAAGAAAAAAATATTAAATAAGTTATTAGTTATTACATCTTTAGTAATTCCATCATCATTTTTAGTTGGATGTCAAACAAAAATGAATAATATTATTGATGATAAGTCAATAAATGATGACAAACCAATAAATGATAATAAAGAAAAAAATGATCCTGATATTAATAACCAAATAAACAATAATGAAAAAAATGATATTGATAATGAAAAAAAAGATAATTTAGTATCCAATTCATTGTCATTAGCTGATCTTAGAAGCATTAGCAATAAAAATGAATACCCTTCATATGTGAATAAATTTAAAAAAATTGATCAAGAAGTTCTTTATAGTGAAATTTATGATCGTAGTTTTTCAATTAAATTTGGAACAAAAACTAAAAATGGTGAATTTCTTTCAAATGGCAGTGGCACAGGATGGCTTTTAGATTATCATCAATATACAAATAATCCTAATAAATATAAATTATTTTTTGCAACTAATTTGCATGTGCTAGGTCATTTTAGTAATTCATTGGATGACAAATTAAATGAAGATTTAAATTATAATGATCCAAGTGAAGATAAGGTTGTTGGTGTTGCAATTGGAAAATCTAAACTAAAACCACAATCATTCCAACCAATTAGGAATTCTGAAACAAATGCTATTTCGCAAAAAAATGATTGAAAAATTGCTAATTATTATACTAACTCAGATGAGTTAGAAAAATATGATAAATCTAATTCATCTTTAATTAGCACAATTAAATCTGAGGCAATCTCAAGACCAAAAATAGTTTTTGCAGCTTTTGATTTTATGAAAGAAGAAGTTTTTGGAAAATATCAAGAAGAGCTAAAAGAATCAGCATTAAGTTATTTAAAAACTAAAGATTTAAATGATGAATACTATAAAACAACATATGAATATTATTTAAAAAATGATAAATATATTCCAATGATGGTGGACTTTGGGGTATTTGAATTTGATATTGATCTTAATAAGGCAAATGATGAATTAAAAAATTGAATCAATAAAGCAATTTTAGGACTTGATTCTTATTTAAAAAGAATAAATGAAACTAGTATTCTTCCAAATCAGGATAAAAATATTTCAAAGTATATGCTAACAAGAGACTACGTATCAGCATTAGCTAAAAATGATGAAGAAAATAATTTATACAACTTAGAAAATATTTATATTGGAGGTTATCCTGCAGATAACAATCAAGTATTATTTGTAAAAAATAATCCAACTGATCGGTATGAAGATGCAAATAAGAAAAAATTCGCATTTCCACAAGGTAGCTATGAAAATAAAATTGAATTTGTAAATAATCTTGGGATTTTTTTAGGCACATGAAAAAGAGTAATGGCTCAATGGTATGGTTATCATTATAATGTTAATTTTTCATCATTATATTATGGAGCTTCTGGATCATTAGTTTATAATGAATTTGGACAAATGATTGGAATTTATGATGCAGTTCGCTCATCAGTTAGTTCAGGTGATTTATTATCATATGCTGGAATTGCTCCACTTATGCAATCCCATGATATATTTGATGGAAATAAAAATACTACATATGCATATAATTTAATTGATGGAAGTGACAAAAAAAGATATAGAAAACAAAAAAATTCTTATCGTGAAAATTTGAGCAAACTATATCCAAATGGTTTTGAAGATAATAATAAAAAAACAAAGTTATTTGACAAAGGGTATTAA